The stretch of DNA TCGTGTTCGTCCCGCCCAAATCGGTAGGGATCAAGGAGGGGGGCGAACACTGGTTCGTTGCTACGCGGGAGGGTAACATTACGTCGATCCACCGTATCCGAAATGTCACCCCGAATCTGAACTTCGGCGTCTTTGAATCCGACGCTACCATCTTGGGTAAATTTCAGAATAAAATCTGGAGCAAACAATACCGACGATCGATCGACAACGGTCTCGAATACTGCCAAACCGTACTTCCGCGCGATTACCGGGTCAGTAGTGAAGTTACTGACACAATTGAGGGTGAGATCGAGGTGCCGATCGGATGGGTTCGTCACCACTTCACATACGAAATCAACTATAGCGTGGCGAAGCCCGCGGTACACTCGAATCGTCTCATCGAACTCGCGTTGGAGGAACTCCTGGGTCGCTTTGTAAAATCGAGCGACGAGCTGCTCGTCCTCCCTACAAGGATCAATACCAAGCAGATCGCCATTCCGGACGCCACACTCTATGTCGTGTGCTGCTTGCATCGCGAGCGAGTGGGACCGAGCGTAATTTCCGTAGCTTGAGCGCTTCCAGTCCCAGATACGTCCGAGGTGCAGACGGACACATCTGTCGTTGAAACACTCGTAGAGTCCGTCCACGAACTGTCTCTGTGCCGACTCACTAATCGCGGGGTATGGTTCGGCGGTCTGACCGTTGAAAGACAATTCGGGATCGACAGATTCCGTCTGCCAGTCAGAGATATTTTCAACCATACGATAAATATGAATTAGTAGTGGGTGACACACGGAGATTATAAAGATTATGGTCGGAGATGAGCGCTGTTTGGTTACGTGCTACCGGGGCCGCGAATCGCAGGACACCACAGTGTGGTGGCCGAGACACCAGTGAGCAGACAGCGAGCGCTGGCGGCGTCTTTTGAACTGGTCCCAAGTTCAATTGTGATCTCAGATTGCGTCAGTCCTAATCCCCGCTGAGTTAGTTCGACACTACGCGAGGGAACGACAATCAGACGAAAATACGGGCGAGGAAAGCTGGTCAGTCGTCGGCGACGAGCGTCTCGTCCCCGTCGACGACGAGGCGGTCCATCGCGTCGACCATCGCCCGGACCGAGGCCCGG from Haloarcula litorea encodes:
- a CDS encoding NAD(+)--dinitrogen-reductase ADP-D-ribosyltransferase; the protein is MQAAHDIECGVRNGDLLGIDPCREDEQLVARFYKATQEFLQREFDETIRVYRGLRHAIVDFVCEVVTNPSDRHLDLTLNCVSNFTTDPVIARKYGLAVFETVVDRSSVLFAPDFILKFTQDGSVGFKDAEVQIRGDISDTVDRRNVTLPRSNEPVFAPLLDPYRFGRDEHDEIATLLATTAKSGATIANPEARSRVWNWFDRYRDIIGVSDVSTLNELDSHLRRLCTEQ